From the genome of Apodemus sylvaticus chromosome 3, mApoSyl1.1, whole genome shotgun sequence, one region includes:
- the Znf593os gene encoding putative transmembrane protein ZNF593OS, whose translation MASESSLPSCAILSCSWPEASVGPSRAPSVFSQMQVAGELKAEPRSPLVGIVATLLAVLGLGGSCYAVWKMVKHRQPSQAP comes from the coding sequence ATGGCGTCCGAATCTTCTTTACCCAGCTGCGCCATCTTATCCTGTTCCTGGCCAGAAGCCTCAGTTGGCCCTTCACGTGCACCCTCTGTGTTCTCCCAGATGCAGGTGGCTGGGGAGCTGAAGGCGGAGCCCCGGAGTCCGCTCGTTGGGATTGTGGCTACATTGTTGGCTGTCCTCGGGTTAGGTGGCTCCTGCTACGCTGTGTGGAAGATGGTGAAGCATCGGCAACCATCACAGGCCCCATGA
- the Cnksr1 gene encoding connector enhancer of kinase suppressor of ras 1: MEPVEAWTPGKVAAWLRGLDDALQDYPFEDWGLPGKYLLQLCPQSLEALTVWPLGHQELILDGVEQLRALGSKLQTENLQSLAQGLLERTQAFQSLVQGRLGDCAETPADVLSAAVALVREAHALLSWLNRRLFSQVNDFSACQEIGVLCGELGQVLQEDCPEAEKEGDILRICGHVAGICHNILSFSPAELLEQRAVLETVQLDDPAGLEIHTTSNCQHFVSQVGVQAATSSQILPGDEIVQINEQVVVGWPHKNMLRELLREPARVSLVLKTIPVPETPSQTPLDSPHLLSQPLPLNPPSPRVPSEGLFAFSLSADGNPGPSPTWTDSTSLDAQSPPTLPGTLPEEMAEPLKSSGPLDKSPILGWKKSKGIATRLSRRRVSCRELGLPDCDGWLLLRKAPGGLMGPRWRRCWFVLKGHTLYWYRQPQDEKAEGLINISNYSLESGHDQKKKYVFQLTHNVYKPFIFAAETLSDLSMWVRHLITCISKYQAPGRAPSARKEDCYSETEAEDPDEDAGSRSASPGPAQAWSDTSPVASPLQSPRASCGSSPGAAPGAGNWASGLSCGTHPAS; the protein is encoded by the exons ATGGAGCCCGTGGAGGCCTGGACCCCCGGGAAGGTGGCTGCTTGGCTGAGAG GTCTTGATGATGCCCTACAGGACTATCCCTTCGAGGACTGGGGTTTGCCCGGGAAGTACCTGCTGCAGCTCTGTCCCCAAAGCCTCGAGGCTCTGACTGTGTGGCCTTTGGGCCACCAGGAGCTCATTCTAGATGGGGTGGAGCAGCTCCGGGCCCTG GGCTCTAAACTACAGACAGAGAACCTGCAGAGCCTGGCTCAGGGGCTGCTGGAAAGGACACAGGCCTTCCAAAGCTTGGTCCAAGGCCGTCTGGGAGATTGTGCTGAGACACCTGCTGATGTCCTCAGTGCTGCTGTGGCGCTGGTGCGGGAGGCCCATGCCCTCCTCTCTTGGCTTAACAG GCGCCTCTTCTCTCAGGTAAATGACTTCTCTGCCTGCCAGGAGATTGGCGTGCTGTGTGGGGAGCTGGGCCAAGTCCTGCAGGAG GACTGCCcagaggctgagaaggaaggCGACATCCTGAGGATC TGCGGCCACGTGGCAGGGATCTGTCACAACATCCTGAGCTTCAGCCCGGCGGAGCTGCTGGAGCAGAGGGCCGTGTTGGAGACGGTGCAGTTGGACGACCCTGCC GGTCTAGAGATTCACACCACCAGCAACTGCCAGCACTTTGTGTCCCAAGTAGGGGTTCAG GCTGCCACCAGCTCCCAGATCCTGCCAGGAGACGAGATCGTTCAGATCAATGAGCAGGTGGTG GTGGGCTGGCCCCATAAGAACATGCTGAGGGAGCTGCTGAGGGAACCAGCAAGAGTCAGCCTTGTGCTGAAGACGATTCCCGTGCCAGAGACCCCCTCACAG ACGCCCCTGGACTCCCCTCACCTGCTAAGCCAGCCGCTGCCCCTGAACCCACCGTCTCCCAG AGTTCCATCTGAAGGCCTTTTTGCCTTCAGCCTGTCTGCTGATGGAAATCCTGGACCCAGTCCCACCTGGACAG ACTCTACCTCCCTTGACGCTCAGTCCCCGCCCACTCTCCCAGGCACACTTCCAGAAGAAATGGCAGAACCTCTGAAGTCTTCGGGACCCCTTGACAAG AGCCCTATCCTTGGTTGGAAGAAATCTAAAG GTATAGCCACAAGGCTGAGCCGCCGACGGGTGTCCTGCCGAGAGCTGGGTCTGCCAGACTGTGATGGATGGCTTCTACTGCGAAAGGCACCCGGTGGCTTAATGGGCCCACGCTGGCGCCGCTGCTGGTTTGTGCTCAAGGGACACACCCTCTACTGGTACCGCCAACCCCAG GATGAAAAGGCCGAAGGGCTTATCAATATCTCCAACTACAGCCTGGAGAGTGGGCATGACCAGAAGAAAAAATA TGTGTTCCAGCTGACCCATAATGTGTACAAGCCCTTCATCTTCGCTGCTGAGACCCTGTCTGATCTGAGCAT GTGGGTGCGGCACCTCATTACCTGCATTTCCAAGTACCAGGCTCCAGGCCGGGCCCCCTCGGCCAGAAAGGAAG ATTGCTACagtgagacagaagcagaagacCCGGATGAGGACGCTGGGTCCCGCTCAGCTTCT CCTGGCCCTGCTCAAGCTTGGAGTGACACATCACCCGTGGCTTCACCCCTGCAGAGTCCGAGGGCCTCCTGTGGCTCTTCACCAGGTGCTGCTCCGGGAGCAGGGAACTGGGCTTCAGGGCTGTCGTGTGGTACTCATCCTGCATCCTGA
- the Znf593 gene encoding zinc finger protein 593 produces the protein MGRSRRTGAHRAHSLARQMKAKKRRPDLDEIHRELRPQGIPRPKPERDAEPDPDLPGGGLHRCLACARYFIDSANLKTHFRSKDHKKRLKQLSVEPYSQEEAERAAGMGSYVQPQRLGVPTEVSTEIPEMDTST, from the exons atGGGTCGCTCCCGGCGGACCGGCGCGCACCGAGCACATTCCTTAGCCCGCCAGATGAAGGCCAAGAAGCGGCGGCCCGACCTGGATGAGATTCACCGCGAGCTGAGGCCGCAGGGGATCCCGCGGCCCAAGCCGGAGCGGGACGCAGAGCCCGACCCGGACCTGCCAGGGGGCGGCCTGCATCGCTGTCTGGCCTGCGC GAGGTACTTCATCGATTCTGCCAACCTGAAGACGCACTTTCGATCCAAAGACCACAAGaaaag gCTGAAGCAGCTGAGTGTCGAACCCTACAGTCAGGAAGAGGCTGAGAGGGCAGCGGGCATGGGCTCATATGTGCAACCCCAGCGGCTGGGCGTGCCCACAGAAGTGTCCACTGAGATCCCTGAGATGGACACATCCACCTGA